The genomic segment AGGTGTGCCGTACGCAGTGGCAGGTGGTCGCGGACCGGGAGCGCGTGATGGAACTCCTGGAGGCCAGGGTCGCCGCCGGCGGTGACACGGCCGCCCTGCTGCTCTTCGCCCGGCAGGTGCAGGACGTGATCTTCCAGTCCCGGCAGCGGCACACCCGTGTGCCCGGCTGGTTCTTCCGCCGCTTCAAGAGCGCGGACCGGGTCGACTTCCAGGCCGCGATGCACGACCTGCAGACCGTCGTCGCACGCACGACACCACAACCCAACTGACAACGGGGCGACTTGGTACGACAGGAGGGCTGGGGAGGCCTCGACGCTCCCGTGACGGCGGTCCGGTGAAGCGATGTACTGTCAGCGTCTGCTCAGGTGGACGCGTCGTCCGGACACCCGCGAAGCCGAAGCCGAGCGCGGCGTCGGGCGCGGACGGGTCCTGGACGGGGGAAGGCTCGGTGGAGAACGAGGACGGCCTTCACAGGGATCTGTTCGACGACGAGCCGGCCTCCGACGCCCTGGTCCAGTGGGCCCGCCACGGAGGGCACGGCGGCACCGTCCGGCCGCTCGCCCCCCGCTGGCGGCCGACCGGAGTGAGCGCCAGTGGGGCCCTGCTCATCGCGGTACTGGTCGCCCCGCGCCCCGGTGCCGTGGTGGTCAAGGTGTCCACCGCCGAACAGGCCGGCGAGGGGCACACCCACGCCCGCGCCCAGCGGACGGCACCGGACCGCGTCGCCCCGCTGCTCTGGACGTGGCCGGTGGGCGACGGGCGCATGCTGACGTTCCAGTCGCCGGCCGGCGAGAGCCTGTACGACGTGGACACGATGGCGTACCTGGGTACCCGCGAACTGCCGGACGCCTGCGCCTTCGTGACGCGGTGGCTGTTGACGGAGTGGAACGACGGACCGGCAGTCCGGGAAACCGTTCCGACGACCCTCTCGACGCTCCTGCGCGGCGAACTCGGCGCGCTCACCAGGTCAGAGCTTGTTTCGTGAGCGCGCGCACGGGCGGGTGGGAGCCTTCCGGAAGGCCGTCGGCCCAGGACTCTCGAACCACCGCCGCATCGCGGCCCCGGGCCCGTCGGGGCGGCGTACGCCCTCGTTCCCGGCGGACCGGAGGTCCCCGATTTCGGCGTGCGGGCGCACGACGACTCCCGATCGCGTGAACTGCAACCGCGCTTGAGGGGCGTCACGAACCGACGTCGTCGCTCCGCGCCTACACCAAACCGTCTCTCAGCACACGATCGAGCGCTGCCCGGCCCGCGGGTCCCCATGTCGGCTTGCCGCCAGGAAGTCCCCGGTCCCCGTTCTGGCCCATCAGCATGAGGAACAGGCACTTCATCGCAGCCAGCCCGCGGGCGCGCCGGATCGTCGCCTCGTCCGCGTGCGCGTACACGTCGAAGAAGCGTGAGGCGGCGCCCGCGGGAAGGATCACCCATGCGGCCGCGAGGTCCCATGCCGGATCGCCGGCGAACAGGGCATCGAAGTCGATCACGCCTGAGAGCGTCCCGTCCGAGACGACGACATTCGCGGGATGAAGGTCACCGTGCACCCATACCTGCGGGCCTTCCCACTCGGGGGCCGCGACGGCGTCGTCCCAGACGGCCCGGACCTCGTCGGCGATGTCGCCGGGTGCGACGGCTCGAAAGAAGTGGTCGAAGCCGTCCGTGCACTTGTCGGGATGAGCGCCGCGGTCCGAACTGGCCGGCGCCTCGGCGGGAGCCTCCACGTGGAGCGCCCTGAGGAAGCCCGCCAGATGGTCGGCCGCGTGGTCGCCGCAGCTGATCGAGGTGTGGTCCAGTGGCTCGCCCGGAACCCACGTCATGATGGTCCAGGGCTTCGGGAAGCGGGCGGACGGTTCACCGATCCGTACAGGCCGGGGGACCGGGAGCGGCAGGCGCGGAGCCAGGACGGGCAGCCACCGGTACTCCTTGCGCAGGAGGTCCGGGGCATCTTCTGTACGCGGCATGCGCACAGCCAGGTCGTCCCCAAGGCGCCACATCTGATTGCCCCACCCACCCGCCACTTCGCGGATGGCCAGCCCCGCAAGGTCCGGATGCTGCTCCCGCAGCAGGTCATGGACCAGGCCTGCGGTGATCTTGATTTCGGAATCGGTCATGCGAAGCCACAGTACTGGGGCGCCGTGTTTCAGGGATGAGAAACCCAGCGGCCTCCGTCCCGAGGGGCCCGGCTGGTACACCACCCCGACCCTGGCGTACGCCGAGGAGCTCGGCTGCGAGATCCGCCCGGTCGAGGCGTATCTGCGTCGCGACACGGGCGCCTACCTGGACCCGTGGCACGACCGGCTCAAGAACGCCTACCTCACCACCAGCGAACGGGCTCGCCAGGTCTGCCGATGGTCGTCACGCGTGACATCGCGGCGACGCGGATGCGGGCCGAGCGGGCCGAGCGGGCCGAGGTGATCTGATGCCGATCGCCGTCGAGTGCCGACCGGCGACCTGCCGCGCCGGAAAACGGAGAAGATGCGGTCATGACCGATCACCCGAGGTCCCCGCTGCTCTTCCTGGACGTCGACGGAACCCTCCTGCCCTACGGCGGAGCGCGACTTCCGGCAGTCGCCGAAGAGTGGGACGCCTGGCAGCACACGTCGAATCCCCAGCTGGCGAAGATCGACCTCAGTCACGGTCCACGTCTGCTGGGACTGCCCTGTGCGCTGATGTGGGCCACCGCGTGGATGGACGACGCCAACGCGGTCATAGCGCCGCTCCTCGGGCTGCCGGAGCTTCCGGTCGTGGACCTGCCGGAGGAGGACGGCACGGACCTGTTGCACTGGAAGACCCGAGCCCTGGTCCGGGCAGCCGCCGGACGCCCGTTCATCTGGGTCGACGACGAGATCACCGACCTCGATCGCGCCTGGGTGTCACGGCATCACCGAGGGCGGGCCCTCCTCCACCGCGTCGAACCCGAGGTCGGCCTGACCTCTGCGGATTTCACCGTGCTCCAGGAGTGGTTGGGCGGCGCCTGACAGGAGCCGCCGCCACGCCGTCGTCAGGCGGTCGCCGCCCGCATCGGCTGAAACCCCGTCGAGCCACCGAGCGGGGAGGGAACCGGAACGGTTGGCGGCCCGCCGCCTCAGGCCTCGGAGGTGGTGGAGGGGTTGGTGGAGACGAGCACGCGGACGTCCCACGGCCCGAGTTCCAGCGGCGCTCCCGCCGGGAGGGACGTGCCGGTCAGGACGTCGGCCAGGGACGCCGGGACGGGGACGCGCGCGGGCTCCCAGGCCCAGTTGTGGACGATGTGGACGCGGCGTCCGTCGGGCGAGGTGCCGGTCGTGGCGGTCACGGACGGCGGGAGGTCGCCCCAGGCGTGCCGGGCGGACGGCGTGAGCCACTCGGCCAGTGCCCGGCCGAGATCGCGGCCGGGGACCGTGCCGACGCAGGTGACCCGGCCCGCGCCGTGGCGGCGGGTGGTGACGGCGGGCCAGCGGCCGAAGTGCGGGTGGTCGTAGGTGACGAGCACGTCGGCGTCGGTGGCGGTCAGGCCCTCCGCCCAGCGTGTCGCCGTCGCGCTCTCGGGGAGGCGGAGCGGCCCGCCCGGGACCGGCCGTACGGGCACCTCCCGCGCGAGGTTGCCGAACTCGTCGTAGCCGACGCCCGCGGCCTCGGTGAGGCGCCCGGGGGCCCGCTCGGCGCGGGCGCGGGCCTCGTGGTCGGCGTAGCCGGTGCGCGGGCCGAGGACGAGGTGGCCGCCCGCGTGGGCGTAGGCGGCGAGCCAGTCGAGGGTGGAGTCGGCGGCGATGTACAACGCCGGGACGACGAGGACCGGGTGGCGGCGCACGGCCTCCTCGGGGGAGAGACCCTCGCGCTCGCCGCTCGGGTCGTGCAGCTGGCGGGCGTGGACGATGCGGACCTGGCGGCCCGCGTCGAAGGCGCCGCGGTAGAAGGGGTCGAAGATGCGGTGGTAGGCGGTGGGGTCCGGCTCGCCGTCCGGCTTGGCGAGCGGCGGGTACTTCTGCATGAGCCACTTGCTGGGCGTCGAGTACACCATCGTGATGTCGGAGTCCGGTTCGAGTCCGGCGACGAGGGGGCCGGCCGCCTCGAACTCCGCGCCGAGGCGGGCGAGTTCGGCGTACGTGCGGCCGGGCTGCCCGGTGTGGGGGAGGATGCCGCCCCAGTAGGTCTCGGCGCCGAAGTGCAGGGTGTGCCAGTGCCAGTACTCGATCATCCGGGCGCCGCGCGAGACGAGCGCCCAGGCGGCCTGCCGCCACTGGCCGTCGTAGCCGGGGCGGTTGTCCCAGGCCATGCCGATCGAGCCGGCGTTGGTCTCGGTGACGAGGAACGGCTCCTGGCGGGAGGAGAACATCCAGTCGGCGGTCTGGTAGAGCGACCACACCCCGGTGGTCTTCCACTTCTGCTCGTGGTCGTCGGGGGTGGGGTCCGGCAGAAGGAGTCCGTCCTGCATGTCGTAGTAGGGGTTGCCGGAGGCGATGTCGAGGCGGTCGGTCAACTCGTCGTCCTCCACTCCCTGGCGGGTGTAGGAGATGCAGGTGGTGACGAACTGCTCCGGCCCGGCGTACTCGCGGACCAGGTCGGCCTGCCAGCCGATGAACTCGGTGACCTGCCGGGCCTGGAACTCCCGCCAGGCCACGTCGTACTGCGGCTGTTCGTTGCCGTCCGGCGTCCACAGGTCGGCCCAGGTCGACAGCCGGTGGGACCAGTAGACCAGGCCCCATTCGCGGTTGAGGGTCTCCACGTCGCCGTACTTCTCGCGCAGATGGTCCACGAAGCGCTGGAAGACACCCTGGTTGTGGAAGAGGTGCAGACCGGGCTCGTTGTCGACCTGGAAGCCGATGACGGCGGGGTGATCGGCGTACCGGCCGACGACCTTGCGGATGATCCGCTCGGCGTGGAAGCGGAAGGCGGGGTGGGTGAAGTCGACCTCCTGCCGGGCGCCCCAGCCGATGCGCTCACCGGTGCGCCGCTCGCCCGTGATCTCCGGGTACTGGCGGGCCAGCCACGGCGGTGCCGCGTACGTCGGGGTGCCGAGCACGACGGAGATGCCGCGTTCGTGGGCACCGTCCAGGACGGGCTGGAGCCAGTCGAGGTCGAACTTCCCGTTCTCCGGCTCCCAGGTGGACCACACCGACTCGCCGACCCGGATGACGGAGACATGCGCGTCGGCCATCAGGTCCAGGTCGGTCTTGAGGCGTTCGGCGGGCCGTTCGTAGGGCTGGTATTCGTGGTAGTACGCGGCGCCGAACAGGACGCGGGCAGGCAGAGCCGCCATGAAGGGAAACCTCCGGGTCGGTGGGGGAGAGGTACGAGGGCTGCGTGCCCTACTGCTTGACGCCGCCGGTGGCCAGACCACTCTGCCAGTACCGCTGCAGCATGAGGAAGGCCACGACGAGCGGGACGATCGAGATCAGAGAGCCGGTCACGACCAGCGCGAGCATGTCGCTGCTGGCGCCGGCCCCGCCGTTCTGCGCCTGTGCGGCCCAGGAGGCCAGGCCCACGGTGATCGGGTACAGATCGGGGTCGTTGAGCATGATCAGCGGCAGGAAGTAGTTGTTCCAGGTCGCCACCAGGGTGAACAGCAGGACCGTCACCACGCCGGGACCCATCAGCCGCAGCGCGATCCGGAAGAAGATCCTGGCCTCGCCGGCACCGTCGATGCGGGCGGCCTCCAGAATGCTGTCCGGGACGGCGTCCTCGGCGTAGACGCGCATGAGGTAGAGACCGAAGGGGTTGACCAGCGAGGGCAGGATGATCGCCCAGGGGGTGTTGGCCAGGCCCGCCTGCGCGAAGAGCAGATAGGTCGGGATGGCCAGCGCGGTGGTCGGGACCATGACGGCGCCGAGGACGAGGTTGAAGGCGGCCCGGTCGCCGCGGAAGCGGTACTTGGCGAAGCCGTACCCGGCGGCGGCCGCGAGCAGCGCGGCTCCGACCGCGCTGACTCCGGCGTACATGACCGTGTTGAGCAGCCAGTGCACGAAGACGCCGTTGTCCGCGCTGAAGGTCGCCTTGATGTTCGACAGCAGTTGGGGGGCGTCGGAGAACCACAGGCCGAAGCTGTTGAAGAGGTCCTGGGTGCTCTTGGTCGAGGCGATCAGCAGCCAGAACAGCGGAAGGAGGAAGTAGGCCAGGGCGGCCAGCATGGCGATCGTCAGCGGGGTGCTGCGACGGGCCGGGCGGCCCTTGCGGTGTGCGATGCGCGCCGGCTTCTTCGCCGTGGCGGTGACCGTGGGCGCCGGGGTGGTCGTCGTCACGGGGTCCTCCTGCGGTTCGCGGTGAGCAGGACGCCGTAGGAGGCGATCACGATGACGAGGCCGAGGAGGAAGGACACCGTGGCCGCGTAGTTGACCTGCTGGCCGGTGAAGGCGAGCGTGTAGGCGTAGAGGTTGGCGGTGTAGGAGCTGCTGATGACGTCCGGGGCGATCTTCATCAGCAGGTTCGGCTCGTTGAACAGCTGGAAGCTGCCGATCACGGAGAACAACAGCGTGAGCAGCAGGGCAGGGCGGAGCGCGGGGAGTTTGATCGACCAGGCGATGCGCCAGGCCCCGGCGCCGTCCATCGCGGCCGCCTCGTACAGCTCATGGGGGACCGTACGCAGGGCGGCGTACAGGATGATCATGTTGTAGCCGACGAACTCCCAGGTCACGATGTTCGCCAGACTGCCGAGCATCCAGCCTTCGCTGAGGAAGGCGGGGGCCGGCAGGTCCAGGTTCCGGCTCAGCTGGGCGAACGGGCCGAAGTCCGGGCCGTACAGATAGCCCCACATGAGCGCGGCGACCACGCTGGGTACGGCGTACGGGACGAAGATGCCCAGCCGGATCACGCGCGACAGCCGTAGCAGTCCGCTGTCGAGTGCGAGGGCGAACAGCAGGGCGAGCAGCAGCATCACGGGGACCTGGACCACGAAGAACAGTGCGACGCGGCCGACTCCGTGCAGGAACTGGGAGTCGCCGAAGGCCTTGACGTAGTTGTCGAGGCCGACGAAGACCGTCCCGCCGATCAGGCGCTCCTGGAAGAGGCTGAGGTAGGCGGCGTAGCCGAGCGGGGCGAGGAAGAGCAGGAGGAACAGCACCAGGAACGGTGCGACGAACAGTGGTCCCGCCGAGCGGTGACGGCGTGCGGCGGCCATCTCAGCTCCCCTTGACGGTGAAGCCCTGGTTCTTGGCGTACGTGGTCAGCCGTGACTGCCAGGTGCCGAGCGCGCGGACGGTGTCGGTCTTGTCGGCGAGGGACTTGCCGACGGTCTCGGTCCAGTCGGTGGCCGCCTGGTCGAGGAACGGCGGCCACTGGAAGGAGGGGTCCACGGTGGCGCTGATGTCGGCGAACAGCTGGTTGACCTTCTGGCCGCCGTAGAAGGACGGCGCGTCCGAGACGAACTCCTTGTCCGTGAGCAGGGCCTTGGTCGCCGGGAAGAAGAACTGCTCGGTGGCGAACATCCTGGCGCTCGCGGGGTCGGTGTTGAGGAACTGCGCGAACACGGCGGCCGCGATGGGGTTCTTGGTGGAGCGGATGACCGCGGTGGTCGAGCCGCCCCAGTTGCCCGCGCTGGGCTTGGCGGCGTCCCACTGGGGGAGCGGGGCCGCGCGCCACTTGCCGGCGGTGGCCTTGGCCGAGCCGGAGAGGAAGGCCGGGCCCCACGCGGCGGTGAGCCAGGTGGCGTACTTGCCCTTGTTGAGCCCGGCGTACCAGCCGTCGGTGAAGTCCGGGTCGACGCTGATCACGCCTTCCTTCGCCAGTCCGCCCCAGTACTCGCCGAGCTTCCGGGAGGCGGCGTCGTCGACGCTGATGGTGATGTCACTGTCGCCGGAGGTGGCGTACGGTTCGGCGCCGGCCTGCCACTGCAGGCCGTGCCAGGCGGCGGGCTGGTTGGCCGCGAGGTTGGTGAGGTAGACGTCGGGGTCGGCCTTGTGGAGCTTGCGTGCCGCTTCGGCGAACTCGTCCCAGGTCTTGGGGACTTCGATGCCGTGCTTGTCGAAGATGTCCTTGCGGTACAGCATGCCCATCGGGCCGGTGTCCTGGGGGATCGCCCACACCTCGCCGTCGCTGCCGCTGACCTGGCCCCAGGTCCAGTCGACGAACTGGTCCTTCAACTTGTCGGCGCCGTACGGCCGCAGGTCCAGCAGGCTGTCGGTGATGGTGAACGTCGGGATGGCCTGGTACTCGATCTGCACCATGTCCGGTGCCCCGCTGCCCGCCTTCAGCGCCGTACGCAGCTTGGTGTACTGCGGGGTGCCCTGGCCGGCGTTGACGACCTTGACCTTGATGGCCGGGTACTTCTTCTCGAAGAGCGCGATCTCCTTGGCGATGTTCGGGACCCAGGTCCAGAACGTCAGCTCGGTGGGCGTCTTCATCGCCTTGTCGATGTCGGCCTGGCCGACCGGCTCGGCGGAGCCGGAGGAGCCGCCGGAGTCACCGCCGCCGCAGGCGGTGAGGGCGGCCCCGAGCGACAGGGCACCCGTCGTGGTGAGGAACAGCCGACGGCTCATGGAGGAGGAAGCGGCTGTGAACGTGTTTCTGGACATGGTGAACTCCGGCATGTGGCGAGGGTGGCGGCACGCCTGATGAGGACGTGCGGAAGTGTGTGATGCGAAGGGGCGGACGACGACCGGGCTCGAACGCCGACGTGGTCGCCGATCGCGTCCTCGTGTACGGAGCCGACGACACACACCGAGCGCTGCGGGCACGGCGGGGATCGTGGCCGGGGAGAGAGGGGCGAGGGTGTCCGGGGCAGGTGCGGGGACGCGGCTCCGGGCACACCGCTGGATACGGGGGCGGCCCTACGGCGACTGCGTGCGGGGCGCGCCGGGGCGGGGCGTGACGGGTACAGCGGCTCGTTCAGGGGTCACGCGCCGGCCGTGCGTGGTGCTGTCCGGGCGGGCAGGTGGCGGTCAGTGTCGTGGGGCGGCGCCTCCGTACGGAACGGGCGGGGCGGATGTGGCCCCTCGGGGGCGGGAGGCGGTGCGCCGTGCGCGAGCCGGGGTCCTCCGGCTGGGCGGTGGCGCGGTCGAGGCGCGGACGACAAGGTCGACCGGTGGGTCGCTCGGCGGCAAGGGGTCCGCGTCGGGGTTCTCGATGGCGTGCACGAGTCGCTTGAGCCCCTCCTGCGCCACGGCGTCGAACGGCTGCCGCACCGTGGTCAGGGGAGGTGTCACATAGGCGGCGACCGGGATGTCGTCGAAGCCGACGACGCTGACGTCCTCCGGGACCCGGCGCCCGGCCTCCGCCAGCGCGCGGATCAGGCCGATCGCCATGTCGTCGTTGGCGGCGAAGACCGCGGTGACACCGCCGTCCTCGGCCAGTTCGCGCCCGGCCGCGTACCCGGACGCGGCCGACCAGTCCCCTCGGACGACATCAGGCAGATCCCTCCCCTGGGCGGTGAGGGTGGCCCGCCATCCCTCCAGACGGTCCCGGGCGGCGTACCAGCGCTGCGGACCGGCCAGGTGATGGACCGTCGTGTGGCCCAGCCCCAGCAGGTGCTCGGTGGCGGTACGCGCCATCAGGTCGGCGCCGTCACCCGCGTTCAGCACCGCGGGCGCGGTGACGAACGGCGGGGCGCCGATGACCAGCACCGGCACGGCGACCCGCAGCGTCGGGTCACCGTCCTCTCCCGACTCGTCGATCGGCTCGGAGATGACGATGCCGTCCACGCCCTGGTCGAGGAGCGAGTCCACGGCGCCCGCGACACCCGCCGGATCACCCTC from the Streptomyces sp. NBC_00310 genome contains:
- a CDS encoding beta-galactosidase; translated protein: MAALPARVLFGAAYYHEYQPYERPAERLKTDLDLMADAHVSVIRVGESVWSTWEPENGKFDLDWLQPVLDGAHERGISVVLGTPTYAAPPWLARQYPEITGERRTGERIGWGARQEVDFTHPAFRFHAERIIRKVVGRYADHPAVIGFQVDNEPGLHLFHNQGVFQRFVDHLREKYGDVETLNREWGLVYWSHRLSTWADLWTPDGNEQPQYDVAWREFQARQVTEFIGWQADLVREYAGPEQFVTTCISYTRQGVEDDELTDRLDIASGNPYYDMQDGLLLPDPTPDDHEQKWKTTGVWSLYQTADWMFSSRQEPFLVTETNAGSIGMAWDNRPGYDGQWRQAAWALVSRGARMIEYWHWHTLHFGAETYWGGILPHTGQPGRTYAELARLGAEFEAAGPLVAGLEPDSDITMVYSTPSKWLMQKYPPLAKPDGEPDPTAYHRIFDPFYRGAFDAGRQVRIVHARQLHDPSGEREGLSPEEAVRRHPVLVVPALYIAADSTLDWLAAYAHAGGHLVLGPRTGYADHEARARAERAPGRLTEAAGVGYDEFGNLAREVPVRPVPGGPLRLPESATATRWAEGLTATDADVLVTYDHPHFGRWPAVTTRRHGAGRVTCVGTVPGRDLGRALAEWLTPSARHAWGDLPPSVTATTGTSPDGRRVHIVHNWAWEPARVPVPASLADVLTGTSLPAGAPLELGPWDVRVLVSTNPSTTSEA
- a CDS encoding LacI family DNA-binding transcriptional regulator, encoding MTRGTGRGGSPAAPSSTDVARLAGVSQKTVSRVFNDEPYVSAEVRRRVTEAAERLGYRRNNAARALASGRTRSIGVVTLGTALYGPASLLMGVERVVRDTGYALRVVNTVEGDPAGVAGAVDSLLDQGVDGIVISEPIDESGEDGDPTLRVAVPVLVIGAPPFVTAPAVLNAGDGADLMARTATEHLLGLGHTTVHHLAGPQRWYAARDRLEGWRATLTAQGRDLPDVVRGDWSAASGYAAGRELAEDGGVTAVFAANDDMAIGLIRALAEAGRRVPEDVSVVGFDDIPVAAYVTPPLTTVRQPFDAVAQEGLKRLVHAIENPDADPLPPSDPPVDLVVRASTAPPPSRRTPARARRTASRPRGATSAPPVPYGGAAPRH
- a CDS encoding ABC transporter substrate-binding protein, with protein sequence MSRNTFTAASSSMSRRLFLTTTGALSLGAALTACGGGDSGGSSGSAEPVGQADIDKAMKTPTELTFWTWVPNIAKEIALFEKKYPAIKVKVVNAGQGTPQYTKLRTALKAGSGAPDMVQIEYQAIPTFTITDSLLDLRPYGADKLKDQFVDWTWGQVSGSDGEVWAIPQDTGPMGMLYRKDIFDKHGIEVPKTWDEFAEAARKLHKADPDVYLTNLAANQPAAWHGLQWQAGAEPYATSGDSDITISVDDAASRKLGEYWGGLAKEGVISVDPDFTDGWYAGLNKGKYATWLTAAWGPAFLSGSAKATAGKWRAAPLPQWDAAKPSAGNWGGSTTAVIRSTKNPIAAAVFAQFLNTDPASARMFATEQFFFPATKALLTDKEFVSDAPSFYGGQKVNQLFADISATVDPSFQWPPFLDQAATDWTETVGKSLADKTDTVRALGTWQSRLTTYAKNQGFTVKGS
- a CDS encoding carbohydrate ABC transporter permease, encoding MTTTTPAPTVTATAKKPARIAHRKGRPARRSTPLTIAMLAALAYFLLPLFWLLIASTKSTQDLFNSFGLWFSDAPQLLSNIKATFSADNGVFVHWLLNTVMYAGVSAVGAALLAAAAGYGFAKYRFRGDRAAFNLVLGAVMVPTTALAIPTYLLFAQAGLANTPWAIILPSLVNPFGLYLMRVYAEDAVPDSILEAARIDGAGEARIFFRIALRLMGPGVVTVLLFTLVATWNNYFLPLIMLNDPDLYPITVGLASWAAQAQNGGAGASSDMLALVVTGSLISIVPLVVAFLMLQRYWQSGLATGGVKQ
- a CDS encoding HAD domain-containing protein, which translates into the protein MTDHPRSPLLFLDVDGTLLPYGGARLPAVAEEWDAWQHTSNPQLAKIDLSHGPRLLGLPCALMWATAWMDDANAVIAPLLGLPELPVVDLPEEDGTDLLHWKTRALVRAAAGRPFIWVDDEITDLDRAWVSRHHRGRALLHRVEPEVGLTSADFTVLQEWLGGA
- a CDS encoding carbohydrate ABC transporter permease — its product is MAAARRHRSAGPLFVAPFLVLFLLLFLAPLGYAAYLSLFQERLIGGTVFVGLDNYVKAFGDSQFLHGVGRVALFFVVQVPVMLLLALLFALALDSGLLRLSRVIRLGIFVPYAVPSVVAALMWGYLYGPDFGPFAQLSRNLDLPAPAFLSEGWMLGSLANIVTWEFVGYNMIILYAALRTVPHELYEAAAMDGAGAWRIAWSIKLPALRPALLLTLLFSVIGSFQLFNEPNLLMKIAPDVISSSYTANLYAYTLAFTGQQVNYAATVSFLLGLVIVIASYGVLLTANRRRTP
- a CDS encoding aminoglycoside phosphotransferase family protein, which encodes MTDSEIKITAGLVHDLLREQHPDLAGLAIREVAGGWGNQMWRLGDDLAVRMPRTEDAPDLLRKEYRWLPVLAPRLPLPVPRPVRIGEPSARFPKPWTIMTWVPGEPLDHTSISCGDHAADHLAGFLRALHVEAPAEAPASSDRGAHPDKCTDGFDHFFRAVAPGDIADEVRAVWDDAVAAPEWEGPQVWVHGDLHPANVVVSDGTLSGVIDFDALFAGDPAWDLAAAWVILPAGAASRFFDVYAHADEATIRRARGLAAMKCLFLMLMGQNGDRGLPGGKPTWGPAGRAALDRVLRDGLV